Part of the Bacteroidota bacterium genome is shown below.
GCAGGCACTCGATCGCCTCCTCCACTTCGAGCCAATTGCCGATGGTCCTGCCTAGCGGGGTGTCCATATCCGTAAGCAAGGCCGCGGTGCGTTTGCCCGCCCCCCGGCCGATCGCAACCAGCGTCTGGGCCAGCTCCCGAGCGCGCTCCCGCGTTTTCATAAAAGCCCCGCGTCCGACTTTGACGTCCAAGACCAGCGCATCGATACCCTCGGCGAGCTTCTTGCTCATGATGCTGGCCGCGATAAGGGGGATGGACTCCACGGTGGCCGTGACGTCGCGCAGGGCGTAAAGCTCGCGATCCGCCGGCGCGATCTCCTCCGTCTGCCCGATCATGACGGCTCCGATCTCCCGCAGCTGGCGCTCGTAGGCCTCTGGCGCCAGATGCGTCCGAAACCCTGGGATGGATTCCAGCTTATCCAGCGTCCCGCCGGTGTGCCCCAGACCGCGGCCCGAGATCGTGGGCACGGGCACACCGGCCGCGGCCACAATGGGCACCAGCAGCAACGTTACCTTATCTCCCACGCCGCCTGTGGAGTGCTTGTCCACTTTAATTCCCGGAACGGCGCTCAAATCCATGACCCGGCCCGAGTGCAGCATGGCCTCCGTTAGGGCCAGCGTCTCCTCCGCGTCCAGCCCGTTGAGGTAAACGGCCATGAGCCAGGCCGCCGCCTGATAGTCGCGCACGGTGCCATCGAGCAAGCCGTGCACGAAAAACCGGATCTCCTCCCGACTCAGGCGCTTGCGGTCGCGTTTTTTGGCGATGATCTCAACAGGGGTAAAGCGCATGCCTTCTGGTCCGAGCCGGTTTCAGCGCAATGGTACAGGTATTTCGCCTCCGGATTCAACGGCCCCATTGCCGACCTCCGGAGAGGGTGCTATTTTCATGATATGCGCCTGTTCGGCATCGGGCCTCTGCTGTTTGTGGCGCTCCTCTTGCTTGGGGGTTGCGCAGCGAATCGTCCTCTACCCCCGGCGACTCCTCCCCAGCTTGAGGTGTTGGAGCTAGGCCGGCCGGCGCTCACAGACCAAGAGCGCGCCCTTGAGCTCTTCACACGAGCCCTCGCGCGGGAGCTTATGGATGATCTAGAGGCCGCAGAGGAGGGCTACGCAAGGGCCCTGCTGCTCAACCCCGAAGAGCCGGGCATCCTGCACGCGCTAGCCCAAGTTTTGGGGCGGCGCGGCCGACTTCGCGAAGCGATTGGGTACGCAGAGCAAGCCGTTCGGCTGGACTCCATGCGCTCGGCGCAGCAAAATGCGCGCTGGTACCGACAAACTTTGGCTGAGCTGTACATCCAGGCCGGATTGCTGGACCGCGCCATCGCCGAGTATGAGCGGCTGGCGGCCCGCTTCCGGCGCGATAAGCACTTGTGGTCGGCGTTGGCGGAGTTGTACCTGCAAGCCAATCAAGTGGAGCGCGCCCTAGCCGCGCTGGACACCTTGCTTACGCGGAGCGGACCCGAGCCGGAGCTTTTCCGATGGAAATTGGAGCTGCTGCAGCTTGTGGACGATACAGAGGGGGCGCTGAAAACCCTGGAGGCCTGGTGGCGCTCGGATCCGGAACACCCGCAAATCCGGCGTCAACTGCTAGAGCACTACTGGAACCTGGGCCGGTGGGAGGAGGCGCGCCGAGTGCTTCAACAGGCCGACCCCCAGGACGTGGAGGCGCAACTGGACTGGGTGGAACTGCTGGACAGGCTGGGCCGGACGGACTCCGTGCGCCTGATGCTT
Proteins encoded:
- a CDS encoding thymidine phosphorylase encodes the protein MRFTPVEIIAKKRDRKRLSREEIRFFVHGLLDGTVRDYQAAAWLMAVYLNGLDAEETLALTEAMLHSGRVMDLSAVPGIKVDKHSTGGVGDKVTLLLVPIVAAAGVPVPTISGRGLGHTGGTLDKLESIPGFRTHLAPEAYERQLREIGAVMIGQTEEIAPADRELYALRDVTATVESIPLIAASIMSKKLAEGIDALVLDVKVGRGAFMKTRERARELAQTLVAIGRGAGKRTAALLTDMDTPLGRTIGNWLEVEEAIECLRGAQGAPDLLEVTYELAAWMFWLAERVLSLEEGRRLAQEMLQSGQAFAKFRQIVQAQGGDVRYVEEPERYPRATQQTALRAPRSGYVVDLDAWAFAWAALELGAGRYRKEEAIDPTAGIRLNCGLGAYVQAGDPVAVLYAATPERLERALARLREAVRIADAPPEPRSRLLEVIS